From the Cucumis sativus cultivar 9930 chromosome 5, Cucumber_9930_V3, whole genome shotgun sequence genome, the window CCCCTTTACAGATTCTCTAGTGTATTTAAgtagatataatataaacttacacttcaCTACACTGTATGgatgtttcttttatattgCCTTAATGAAGAGTAAACCTTAGAACTAAGACTTTGATATCAATTATATGTGTTCGACTCTAGATTAATCTAGGAAACCTATTGTTTTGCTTACACTTGgacaaacaatagaaaaacttgtaccCAATGAAGACTTAGTAATTACATGATGAAGAGATACACAGTGAGCATATGGTATAAAGTGACCATGTTCAATGACTCACCATGTAGAATCAGATACAGATACATATAACATTAGAACACACACACCAACATTATCCCCTAAGTTTAAATCTAACAAGCAATAACATTCCATGGAAATTTTGTAAGACATGATCCATAGCCTCAAGGAGTACTAAACCTCTTCGTCCTAAGACGAAACAGTAAATGGGATACAACATTCACTATTACCTACCTCCTTTAAGGCACAATAAAATGTACCCTTCTTGATGGCGCTTAGTAAAATAGGTTCGTCAATCCTACCATTAGTACAGAGTTAACCACATATATATGCACAATAGGTTCCATGTAATATTTAGGCTAGgataaaacatatttgaaaacctttaaacattctttttctttcataatccGTAGTCATAACATTCAATTGAACATGACAGTCTTGGAAAACCAacttataaaacatttaagcATTTGCAAACTCAATAGAAAGTAgtaacttaaactttttttttaaacgtgCTTTAAGCAATAGGTTATAAATCATGTTTTATGAAACATTATAGAAATCATTTTATCACCCACAATACTTGGTTTTACATCTTGGTTTAGAACTTCCTCTAAAATTTTCTTGACAAGAAAAATTCATACTTAAGTCCTAATTAATCCCTTGATTAAGGAAACATATCCACAAGTTGATCGTAATTGccaaaatagcaaaacagCTCGAAAACAGCCCAAAATAGCCCATTTAGGCATGATGGCACGTAGTGGCATTTCGACAGAGGCTTGGCACTCGCGCATGGCCTAGGTGAGCCTTGTCGTGTGCTAACCTCATAATGGGATGTCATGCGCATCATGGCCGCGTTTCTTGCAAGCATCATGGCTTCATGCCTTGTGTGCGTTGTCCTACGTGTGCTAACCTCTACGCTCAACCTGAGCGTGTCCTTATCGTTTGGTTATGCCATGGTCGTGGCGTGTGCCCTTCAAAACATCAAGTAACCTCCATCCTATCTTGCACGCGTATGACCAATCCTTCCACGCAGTGATGCTTGGCCACTCAACCCTTGATGGTAAATTGTGAAATTTCAAGAATTCAACAATCAACTTTCAACACCTATAACTTTTGAACCAAACCTCAAAATGGAAAACTTTCTTTTACAAACTTGCTTAGAATTTTCTTACCTTTCTACCTCAAATGCGTTCAactcaaaactttaaaagatgCATTATGAGGACCCCAAGAAGTGCACACTGCTCAGTTTCTCTCAAAAAATGACCTTCTTGCCTTTCCTTTGCTTGAACGCAATCCTTCTCACCTCCAATTTGATTGACAACCCTAGTCTAGAAACTATATAGACTCAACCTCTAAAATTTTGGAGGTAAATAGCATAAGTGGATTGTGAGAAACTCTTGTCTGAAGTTGCCTATTTATAGTGATCCTTGCATGAGACTTGATTGACACCTCCAACTTTCTTAATCCACATCACATTTCCTTAATCCACTTTCTGCTTGTCAAAAAATGCCTAAAATATGTTGAAGACACCTAGAATTCTACTAAGCTGACTAGCCTCAGTTGGCCATCTTACTTACTTAAATGTCTTGCTAACCTTTATGGCCGGTCTCAAGCGTTCGTCACATACATAGCATTCCTCACCTAGCCATCTCACCTACTAACCTCTTAGCTCATCATCTTGCCTAGCAACACTTGCTCGCATAGCTTCATTAAAAGCCCACGATTTCTCTTTAAGGTTATTCCTCAATATGTGGTCTCCCAACCTTGTCTTCTTGCCTAACCTTAGAGGTTCTCCAACAATCTTTGGGCACCTAGAGTGAATCTTTTAGAGGTTACCTTGCCTTTCTGGGCCACCTATCACCCAATTACTGTTAACTTTCCTTGTTCTCAGCGACACTTCCCACTTACCAAACTTCCATTTAGAGGTAATTTAATTAGCTCATTTGGCAGCCTAGCCCATGCTTATCTTGCCTAGCTCCATATGCCATTAAAGAAAGAcgatggaaaaagaaacaaaataaattgaaaaagaggagaagaaagaagatggaatGGAATAgcaaacttaaaatattttttaaaaaaactaaccgACTTCATGgactttttgattttgttacatgagccgtaaatattttaatgttttgttatatttatgaaaattaaccaataaaataaaaatttaattgaataatgaGAGTCAATAATAAGAACAACAACCTGAGTGCAAAGAAAGGCAAgtcataaaaaaatgtcaaaatgcaatgaaaagagaaaaaaatagattaagaTAGAGTCTCAACACATATATACCTAAGGATGAGATTTCATAGCGTCACTTCcataaaaagttataaaatttagttgTAATTAAAAAGGTAGCCATATCTCATATTTGGTTCTTTAAAACGAATTTATCATATTCTAATTTTGTCTAATAAGAGGTAGGGATTCAAATTAGAACGTGGTGATCACAAATTCATAATAAACCCAATATCATCTGTAACTTTAGTGGTGAGATAACATTTCTTCTTAGTAGTTTGTAGGTTCAATCTGTGGAAGTATATGTTTTTGATCTCTTatttgcaaaataataataacaacaacaataatgaaGATTTTAGAtcctatattatttttatttcagaagattataaaaatgatatttatttaaaacataaaaaaaccAATGTCATATCAACTTCTGTGATTAAATGGATGAACCAAAACATTGGGTAAATGCATGTGTTGTTGAGTTTGGAAACTCAAGAAACTAAATGCAACATAACTCAAATTTCATGGACCAAACGGATCCTTCTACACATATAGCATAatctattattaaaagaaaataaacgaATTGACATTAATAATGGTagtaaagaataatatattattgaagcTACTGGAGATGTCAAACTATTCTTCAACACAATAAAGAACAGcataatttatttctaaaacaGCTATTATATGAATAATTTTACACCTAAACCGAAGACATAttgaagataaatttattatttgaggaGGTACAactaatacaaaaattaagattagaATATAGTTTTATCTGTCTGTTCAatctacatttttaatttggaaagaCCATGCATTATTAGATGATCAGCTAATTGCTTAAGCTACATgttcaaactacaaaattttaaaatgtttcaacctccaaaaatattttcatcaaagTTCATTAGGTAAAATTTTAAGTGGCTAAGGTAACTTTTAGATGATCAGCTAACTGTTTCAATTGAGTTTTAGGGCTTACTATAACAGATATCAGATCTCTCACACCTCGTTTGAAATCTGTTGTTAGACTCAATAATCAAGTTTaatttcttcccattttttcaaatcttttaatttctttgaatcCCTTATCAATAGACATCTATGAATATATATCTAGGGATGAGCTGATAGTTATAGACACGTTTTCATGAGTGTACCAAGCATATCATGCTTAGACTGTCATTTTGTTCGAGATCAAATTGTCAAAGAGTACTGTAAAGTTGTTATTCCCTTTTCACACTCAATATCGGTTCGATGACATTTGTACTGAAGCACTTCATCCTTTCAAGCTCGATCTATTATCCAAGATGGGTGTTCTTAATCTTATTGTCCCATCATGAGTGGGAGTTCTAAGGTGTACAAAAGTGTATTAGTGTCTTACTAGTTCGTTACAATTTTGGTTTAACCACTTGTACTTCATTTGATGGCTATTTATTGTCCATTTCTGATCAATAAGAATTGAACGCCTTCCTACAACATTTTCAcctattttattctttgaaaaCAAAGCTAATTGATACATAGATCTATCACTCTAAAAAGGTATAGAGGAAAACTTATATTCATATCtgtcatattatatataacttGAGAGTAtactttatcaaaataattatgtgtgtatataccTTATGTGTAAAAGAAagactaaattataaaattgggtaattgtaatggatgaccatttgagaaataataattaaggatatagcaacattttttaaaaaaatgcaaatatagcaaaactatcgctgatagacttgtatcactgataggCTCGTATGatttatcggtgatagaccaatttttataatatggtctattagtgatagactctatcatcgatagaatttgacaaatttttctatatttgcaatttaaaaaaaatgttgttatatacttaattattttgaatttaattactaaatttgcaactatcccttaTAAAAAATGCTCATGAACTTTGTAGTTTGTGTCAAAATTTACCCATAAACCTTCCaacgttaaaaaaatgtccttaaaactctaaaaaatggttaaaaaattACCCTCACCATTAGTTTCGGATGAAAATCgttatagttttatttcaaaaatagtcttacactattgaaaagtttcataaTTACACTCattgatctaaaaaaaaagttaataaatacactcattaatctaaattttataccAATTTTCTCACCaacgaaaataaataaaaattaagttaaaatcatagttttaaatttatttgactattaacaCATACAACGATAGATCAAGAACACAATAGTTATTGTTGTGATTACCATATagttaattgtcaaataaaaaaatgtatttgactattaacaCATAGTGATAGTCTAATAGATTTATCAgtgtgatatattttttttatttgactagtTATTGCTTTAGTCATGTTTTAAGGagaatttatgttttgactAAGGTTTAAAATAGCGACGTTGATGGATATCTCAAAGGGTTAATTTTACAGAAATTTCTATTTCGAGGAATATTTCtcgaaaattataaaaacgaaaaaaattaaaaaaattaaattagtaaataaatattttattattattttcaaataattaaacatgtttattatattatattgtattgtattatattatatttatattagtatcacttttatgtttattttttgtgtacGGTGGACTTTTCTACCatctaataaaaatatcaattcatcCTTTTATCGTTATCAACtcatgaaaatgtgaaaatgtcATATCGACGTATGAAtggaaatttaaaactaaggttttaacttaaaattttggtttttattttggatgcTAAGAAACTTAGTGTAAAAATTGGATAAAtatgagtatttttttttaaaaaaaaaaaaagcttaaagatattatgaaacttttcaatagttcgtgttattttttaaaccattAATGGTTTCCATCCAAATATAACGGATAAGAGTATTCTGTTCGCATTTTTCGAACGTCGTTtaagagaaattttaaaacttttaaaagtttaagagtaTTTATGACACAAACCACGCACGCATAGTTgaaggatattttttatagtctaacctaaaagaaaataaaagcatgTATTTAgcatatttataatatacgTCCCAAATAATAATCCCCAATAATTCTATTTAGGGAAGGAAGCAAAATCAACTTCcacatttaatttgatacaCCATATTTGGTCATCAATGAAATAAAGAATGTGTTGAATTAAATGCTCatagaattattattaataatgtagaaaaatgatattaacATCTTGATGGGAAGGGTACAGATCACTACatgtataaataaatgtaaaaactCCATATGCTTTTAGTAGAACAATATCAATGAACTTTTCTTGATCAGTTATAATAAAGTCTGTAGAGAAGATTATAtacattgaagaagaaaaaagaaaagaaaaatgtctaTTACTGGGAAAGTTGAGGCTCACATTGAAATGAAAGCTGCAGCTTCGAAACTTCATGAAATGATTGTAAAGAGACCACACCATATATCCAATGCTTCTGGAGACAAAATACAAGGCTGCCGTTTGCACCAAGGTGAATGGGGAAAAGTTGGTTCTATTGTCTATTGGGATTACTTTCATGGTTCGTATTTTTCTCTCAACTACTTTACTTTTCTTAATTCTCATTGCTCTACACATCACCTGTCCAGTTCAtatcaatatctttttaagagatgttcaaatattaacaaatacttgtttcaaatattcttGGATTAATCGATTCTCTGTTGAAGatctcaaaaagaaaattaaagccTTGTCTGATTTGAAATCCAAAAATAATACTGTTGACTATAGATGGAGAGGCAAAGGTGGGAAAGCATGTAATCGAAGCAGTTGATGAGGAGAAGAACATGGTCGTTTACAAAGTGCTAGAAGCAGACCTTCTAAAGAATTATAAAGACTTCAGGTTTATAATGCAATTTACTCCAAAAGGAGAAGGAAGTATAGCTCATTGTACATTAGAATATGAGAAATTGCATGGAAAGGTTCCTGATTCACATTCCATGCTTAAGTTATGTGAAGAAGTTTGCAAAGATCTTGATGCTCACCTCATGGAAGGCAACTAATGAGAACTCAACTCAATGGATTTTTATTCTATGCtatgtattaattattaaGCACTATACTCTatgtttttacaaataatattgCTTGTAGTAAGCATGTGTATGTTATCTTCATGtatgagaaaatatttaataatcctttgaaatattttaaaatgtaaccATATACTCATATATATTGGTTGGACAATAAAACTACTATTTGCATTATGTTTACTATTATGTTATATCCATCCACTAATTTTGTTACGTCATAATACTGTGATAgtctaatttattaaattggaAGTGAATAAAGAATTTATCTGCACCATTAAGTTTTcctcaaaaaaagaaagaaaaaagttcatcaattagttaatttgAGATTGGGAGACAAACAAATGATAGCTCAAGCATTCACATCCAACCATGAATATTAAGCCTAAAGACGCAATATATTGATTATTGAAACAGatgtaaatattgtaaatagatttaaattaataatatgtataaaaacaattttaagaaatttcaaatatggTAAAACCTATCAAAAAGTCTATCAAGGATAAAAGTCTACAACTGATAGatcatattgcaaatattctGTCATGGACAGacttatgtaattttttaaaatgttgttatacactttatttttatttttatgttataattaCTCACGTTATTTGGATAATAGTTCTATTTTACctaaaattgtaaaatgtaGTTAGCAAGGCCCAAAGATTAAGCAATTCAAGCTTGTGACTTGAAATGCATTGGGACAATTAAAGAATCGAATAAtggaatagttgcaaatttagcaattaaactcaaattaattaagtatatagcacaattttaaaaaatctgtaaatataacaaaatttgtcaaattctatcaatgatataagtctatcactgatagaccatgttgcaaatattgttctatcactgatataccatatgaagtctatcaggGATAGTTTTgcaatatttgcaatttttttaaaatgttgttatatccttaattattattgctaaaatagtcatccatTGCAATTTTCCTCGAATAATACAAGGGGCAActagaaaaatagcaaaaattgaagtttactttgtacaattaaaaaaaattattttaattataaaaatagtaaaaacgaaaaaatgaaataataaatggtTACAAATAGAACTTAAATTTCTCTATTCTTAGTACAAATGACACATTTTGTAACGTCCTGAGTTTAGGAGGGGGACATAAATGAACCGGTATCACATATAAATGAGAAAGATCCTAAGAACATCAAATTAaggttaagaaagacttaaaagaattagaagTTACTACATATACTAACAAGGTGCACCTTCTTTTTTGGTGGCTTGATCATAGGAACTTcaaagttaagcgtgcttaCCTTGGAACAGTTCTATGTTGGGTGATCTCCTTCCAGTAAGATGTGGTTCAAATGAcctcttgaaaattttccgAATCTTGGCCTAGGGCGTTATAGATGGAATCAAAGTGAAACGTCTCCCAGTAAGATCAAACCAAGTGATACCAATAAGGGTTACCTTCCTTTTTCGATGGCTCGATCATATAAGAACTTCAAAGTTAAACGTGCTTAGCTCGAAACAATTCTATGTTAGGTGATCTCCTCCCAGGAAGATGTGGTTCAGAAGACGAACCAAACATGAATGAACTGATATTACATTTGAATGATAGGGATCCTAAGGACATGCAAGGTTAAGAtaaagacttaaaagaattaaaagttactacCTATATGAACAAGGTGTACATTGATCATAGGAACTTCATAGTTAAGCGTACTTAGTTCGAAACAAATTCTATGTTGTGTGGCCTCCTGAGAATTTTCCTAGGATGgcatgtgagtgaggacaaAGCATGCTAAAAGGACTCATGTTGGTTTGTAGGGATGACTAGGGGTCACAGGGGATGCAGGGGAATGTTGGAGATCTGAATTTTGAATCCTCGGCTTGGGACATTACAccttttaaaatacaataataattatgaaaaagagGAGTACACCATagtgtaattgtttttttaaaatatattcttatGAATTCTTTgtactttctattttttacatgattaaataatatttaaactaaaaaaagtgaaatgttAGGAAAAATAACATAAGAAACGAGAAGCAAgaaatgattatcaaacaaatttaagtttctgttttttttttttttttttgagaaacaGAAAACgaaaatagttatcaaacacaacacgtttcttgttctaaataaagaagaaacaagaaatgattaggaaacaaatttttgtttttgtttatttttttcaagaagcgggaaacaaaaataagatcAAGCAtagttttatttcttattctagaaaaaaaaaacaaggaaagagaaacatagaacaagaaacagaaaataagAAACGAAAATGTTATTAAACGAGCTCCTACTGtctcatttaataaaaatgaacctacattttcaatttcatttagaaattgctttctatcttttattttgtagtttaaCTACCAATAAGATGAGATCTTTGATCATATCCGTCGAGAGATATGGTTCCGCTCTAaataatagaaacaaaattttccaacaatGGAGTATATATGAAAACTTTTGAAGTCTCAAAtcgaaaaaattcaaatagatTAATTGGTCTTGTAATTAACTTTGACCCTAGTGAAAATATTCAACTAGTCGATTGATGGAGCATCAACAGGGGCAGCTTCGGCACATATCCGAGGGTTTTGCTTTCCAGAAATGATCGGCTTCACATTTGCACATTGAGACGTAATTGATCCTTTGTTTCCATTGTATTTTAGATCAATGTCAGCAACTTCCACCGCTTCACATGGTATGCTTTTGCTGCAAACAAGTTTGACCGCCACTGGAGTAACAGTAGTGCCTCTAATATTTTTGAAGCTAACTTTGCTGATTTTAATACTCGATGGAATCTAAATGttgtaaacaaaaaatattgttagcataaatatataactcaacttttccattttctaaattaatatacttgtttaattgaaaatgaaaaggtaTATAACTAGAATACATACTTTTCGGTTGCATTGATTCCATGGACAATATTCTTGGTCTATGAGGATAGGATTGCTGACATCAATCATTTCAATATCTTCAAAATGCATGTCAGAGGCGGAATATTTTACTGCAGAATCTGGCCACGTTTTTATCCTAACACCGTTTGTAGTCTTGATTAATTTGCATTTTGTCACCCAAACGCCTTCCACAGCCTTTTCCTTAGTGTACTTGCCTAAACTTCCTATACTGATTCCATGTCCTGGTCCGCAAGTCACATCTCTAATAGTTATATCTTTGTTACTATCTCCTACAGACACGCAATCATCTCCTGTTGATATTTTTGTATTGAGAATGCGAATTTGTTCTGAACTACTAATATGAATTCCATCGGTGTTCGGGCTATTTTCTGGTGCAGATATTGTCACATGTTCAAACGTAATATTCTTGCAACCCAAGAGGTTGATATGGAAATTCTTACTATCCAACGAAGTTATGTCCTTCACAATTGAATTGGTGACAAAATTGAACTTCAAAGTCTGCACAAAAAAACATACACACACAATTAAGAGATATTTCTAATGTATTTAAGTTGTGTATGTTATTaagccaaaaacaaaagactATTATAAACCAGAGGGTTTACCATTGGGAGTTTGgtacatattttcttcttgtgACAATCATTCTTTTCCCAACCCGCTTTTCCTTGCCCATCAAAAACTCCAGTGCCTGACAATGTCAGTTGATCGATATATTCCAAAATGACCAACCCATCACCTTTAGGATCGGGAGGAGCTTGCAATGTCCCTTGAACTTGAATTTCAATAGAACTCTTGCAAGGACCTTTAAGGTTGGATTGACTTAACAAGTAAATTCCTTTTGGAATCAACACTTTACTTCTGCTTGTTGATGCACATGCTCCTTTCCAAGCATTTAGTAAAGCctatatatgaatttgttttattagaaaagattttagattacaaattaaaatggtaTAGCAAAATAACGAATATATACTTACGTGAGTAATATCAGTATTAGGTTTTGCGCCATACCGAGTGACATCAAAAACAGATTGACCTTTAGTAGTAGATGCCAACAAGAACAATAAAGATAGAAATGCCACAAAGTTCCATCTCAAACCCATTGTTTCTATGTCTTTCTACTATGTTTTAATTGGAAGGATTGcttaaaatattcatatccaaCTTGGCTTTAATataggagagaaaaaaaattatttgctaAATATGTCTAAAGATGAATAAGAGGTTGAGGTTAATGCATCATGTGCGTATCATTAGCTCCTTCCTTGAACATTGGAACGACTACTTCTTTCACTACAATCAAATTCATTCCATAAGTTTCTTTTCAGATCTACACGCATGGCCACACCTCACAATCTGTgacaattgttgaaaataaaaaaataaataatatgct encodes:
- the LOC116403751 gene encoding MLP-like protein 43 yields the protein MSITGKVEAHIEMKAAASKLHEMIVKRPHHISNASGDKIQGCRLHQGEWGKVGSIVYWDYFHDGEAKVGKHVIEAVDEEKNMVVYKVLEADLLKNYKDFRFIMQFTPKGEGSIAHCTLEYEKLHGKVPDSHSMLKLCEEVCKDLDAHLMEGN
- the LOC116404033 gene encoding exopolygalacturonase-like, yielding MGLRWNFVAFLSLLFLLASTTKGQSVFDVTRYGAKPNTDITHALLNAWKGACASTSRSKVLIPKGIYLLSQSNLKGPCKSSIEIQVQGTLQAPPDPKGDGLVILEYIDQLTLSGTGVFDGQGKAGWEKNDCHKKKICTKLPMTLKFNFVTNSIVKDITSLDSKNFHINLLGCKNITFEHVTISAPENSPNTDGIHISSSEQIRILNTKISTGDDCVSVGDSNKDITIRDVTCGPGHGISIGSLGKYTKEKAVEGVWVTKCKLIKTTNGVRIKTWPDSAVKYSASDMHFEDIEMIDVSNPILIDQEYCPWNQCNRKIPSSIKISKVSFKNIRGTTVTPVAVKLVCSKSIPCEAVEVADIDLKYNGNKGSITSQCANVKPIISGKQNPRICAEAAPVDAPSID